The DNA sequence gttttggttCAGTTTGCCTTCCTTGTTGATTCATCCAACTGCATGTTAATGAAACTATTATATTGTTATACTCATTGAAAACAGAGTGAAAGCATGGATAAAAAAAGTGTCAACACTTAAAATTCCGACTCATAAACAAGTTTTTGAAGAATCTAGATTCGTAAGTGCAGATATGTGGGACGAATTAAGATAGAGGTTGCAAAGAGATCAATACACCCCGTTCCCTTGACTTTGGGGCTGAGCGGTTGCCTAGTAAAGGTAAAAACATGTTGGCTTCCGAGGAGTTTACACGTGTTGTCTTGACTCATACTTTACTATAAACAAGTAAATAGTTACCACTAAAGCTGTCTTTTACCCAAGTAGAGGATTatagatgacattttttttacatgcccgtgcgtggatatgaattttattttcgagtggtcaactcgatatctcactcgttcgctgcgctcactcatgagatatcgagttgaacacgagaagataaatttcatatccataagcgagtatgtaatattatgtttattatataaacaccggtgaaataccaaatcagcttgctttcaaaggcgcgatttattatgtaaccataacgacgaTGATCTCTTCACGTGCGAAGATAacagagagatttagcatcgcgtttacggcaaacggcaaacgtcaggctgaaatttcccgcttaccaaaaactcgtgaaatttatttggtttcagcttatattttgcctgttagccacagctatggagtaagtaacaaaaacagtgaaataaGCTataataagataattttcttgcttttacgacaagcagcagcctgccgtttgccgtttggcgttggccgtaaacgcgaagctaaaggccctagcaaacggcttcaacatttgcttcaacatccattcgattttgttgaacgctgttggaaggttgttgaatgatgttgaacggtGGGATGTGCAAAcggtttcaacatttcattcaacaaaacttagcgaGTGGCCTGGTAATTAGTTTCAGGCCCCAGCTCTTTTCACGCCTGAGACATGcaagggcgccattttgaaatgacaatggctCGCGCGTATGTTTACATCAAAGTTCGCTCgttattagcagtttttgtagctttcgaagttttaAATCATGAGAATAAAAATCGCGCGATGGGaaagacaaggcaatggaTCAAAAGAAGGGATGAAAGGggctatttcaacaacatcgtgAAGGAACTGGAGATCGAAGGCACGGCGGAAAATAAAGACATGATGCGAATGAGTCGTGCCGTTTTTCAACGAATACTGAGCTACATCGAACAGGATATTACTCGTAAACAAGTTATTggtgggaataaagttatttctccgaaagaaagattagccCCGACAATAAgccacacacaaaattgtcttgctttgtTACCGTCTTTCCATGGTGACCATGGTTACGTCGTcttaattgcgcatgcgcttaatcaacaatgttgaaagagcggggcaaatgacttcaactccgcttcaacattccgaacattttagagaacaaaagaaatgttgaatggatgttgaagcaaagtttaaaggcttttaaactctttcaacatcgattcaacatcctttcaacacgtttcaacaatgttgaaagggggtggcaaacgctttcaacattgccattcaacaaaatcgaaaggatgttgaagcaaatgttgcagccgtttgctagggccttaaaTCTCtctaacatgttatcttcacgtgtgaagatatgaagttttcgcgggaaagctcacttggtatttcactggtgtttatataataaacataaATAAGACTCATCAAACAGGAATGAAGGCGTGATGCATAGTATGCAAATGATTTactaaataaaacaaagatagGCACTTTTTCCGTTaaatatgtttcagatataGAAAGGAAGATTAATACTTACATTAAAACTTAACTTTTATCAAATAACAAAGCTTATAAACTGCGGAACACAGACATCTGTTTCTTATAACAGAAAAACACTTAAGTAATGTACCTACATATATGGATATGGATTAAATCTTTGCAATGCATAAAAaacattcaattttaatttcacgTTAATATCAACAGAGGtgaaaatttgtcaataaTACTGTGATAGTGTTCAATAAAAGTGAAACCTTATAACATGCTGTAGAAGTGATTAAAATACTGCCGGTTAAAGCTGGAAAAATTTTTCTCTCCCTTTCCCCATCTCACTCATCTTCTGCTTGTCACCACTTAGTAACAATAAAAGATCATGATCTCTTGGTAGCAATTTATTCCTCTCCCCAATCTTTCCCTGCTTCAGAAATTCAAGATGACGGCTAAACATGACGCGTAGGACAAACTGTGTGTGACTACAAAAGTAAACCCGCGCTGCAAGCTAAAGAAGATGCAGCTGTGTGGTGTTTACGGTCGAATGTTTCTTTTCCTGAAAATAGTGCGAGCTCAAAGACTCATACCGCGATGCAAACTGAAGCCCTGAGTAGGCCTATTCAGTTTTTAGCGGAGCTCCGCGCGCGGAGCACCATAGCTAAGAAAATACTGGTAACCCATTGAtgcgagaaaatttggttctatagccatgacgtcatcaatCGTCCGTCCGTCCGCCCGTTCATGTAAGTCAAACGTGAAACGTCGCACTGTTACAAGTTTGCGGGCGCAGAGTTTTGGCGGGAAATCTAGGCGGCAAGTTGAGCGCTACAGCCAAAGTACTGGATTTTACTCACACTCCGTGTTagcaaaagaacaaaaaatttgcagccaacaaaaacaagagcaagttttgtcttctttaaaTATGCCTCCATCATTTTCATAAGTTATATAAATGaccataaacaaaaacttattaatgaggagctccgcttttaggcttggctaaatcttTATATTTACCTGTATGTAACTGTTGGTTTATAATATGTCAGTGGACTTCTAAAATAAGGTAATCGAATCTCTGAAGTAACCTCCTCCTCAGGGTCTTCTTGGTTATTGGTGTGGCGCCTGCATCagaatttttgcttcttttttaatttgtgtatGTTGGATGTCGAGAAGACACTGGGGACGAGAGTGCGCAGCAGTAACGAAGATTATTTCAAGGGAAAGATAGAAACCGTGGCAACacgaacaagaaaaaataacaaggaAAATATTACATTTTCAGACAGTCGACGCTCTGGTACCCAGACTACGTTGCCTGTAAATGAGTCACTCAGGTAATTGAGTACAAACCATTGCTAAGCAGACACTTTCAACGTTAAAATCGCGTTACGAACGCTATGAATCGTGCTAAATGCAAGCCAGCGTGATATTGAACTCATTGTTTTGATTCTTATATTCGAAAAGGTCACTTAAATTTTTCATCGCTGTGATACAGCTGGTTGAGTTAAGAGCATTCTCGTCACATGGTCATGCGGCAAACCTTGAGAAGTACGTCGACTCtcaatttaatattatttgtttacCCGTGcaagtattgtattgtattcaACACAACCACCCGCTTGCATTGACATGCTAATCTGAGTGTTCGAAACCTTCAATATATTTAgctataaaaagaaaagaagacatGGCGGAAATTGTTTTGAGATCGCTCTAGCGTCAAGAGCGGAAGACACAATGCCGACTGTTATTCGCAACTTTCTTGTGTGGATCTGGAGCTCAATgagctattttctttttcaaaaggaaagaaaaataacgaTCCAATGCGCTGAGGATGTTAAAATATCGGAGCAAGCTGCTTTCCTCTGCCAGAAATACATCGAATCTCGCTTTACGCGTTCAGACTTGTGTGTCTACAGACCTAAAAAAGGAACCAAAGATAACAGACCTGCGGTGACTTGCTCTGAGGACGTGGTGAACACACTCTGCGAAATTGGTGCCTTGTTAGAGGACACTTACCCTAGGCTCTACAACAATGTCTTGCAACAACTAAATTTTCGAATAAATCTAGGTATTCTTGCCTGTCACATGTTCAATCGTGTGTCCGAGCAGATTATAGCTTCGGGGATCACCTGGGGAAGGATTGTGGCATTGTACGCATTTGCCGGCGCGTTAGCTTACGATTTCACTCAAGCAGGTGATACGAGGTTTATTCGTAATGTATCCGGTTGGATGGGCTGTTTCACCGCTAAACGGTTAAGTCCTTGGATCCGACAGAATGGAGGATGGGTAAGTGAACTCAATATAGTTAATGTTAATGTTGTGTTCAATGCACCGAGAAATTTCGCTTGCTTACAGTGTTTACAGTCGCTATTGTTTGCAGTGACATCTCATTAAAATAGACGCGTGCCTTAGCCTGAGTTTGAACAAGCGAGGTATAGTAACGAACGCTTGGCAACAGATGTTTCTTGTCGCGCCACCTCTCACCGTCACCGTCGATATCAAGAGTGAGTTCTTTGTCAAGGAGAAATAACGGAGGGAAATTTGACGGAGCTTTCATGATTTAAAGTCTCCCGAGAgcctttcaaaatttaaactgtcgGATTACATCTCTGGAACAGCGACTTTATACAAAACTTGAGTTTAAGGCTACAACGTTAACCGGAAGCTAAGTATAAGGAAGATTGCTACCCCTTCTTCAAACAACCGGTCCAGTGAGTTCTCAAATTCCCCTTCGCTTCTTAgcggaaaaaaattccagATATACTAAGTTCTACCAGGGTGTTACAAACTGGTGCTACCGTTTGTAACACCCTGATGAAGAAACGCAGTGCCTTTCGAAAAATTGTATAAAATAATACGTATTCcttccactgtttgatcagcagGCTTGctttctcattttcatttacaaattACTCCTGATCAGATCCTTCACCGGAGTCTGGTGCTTTTTTTCTTACGTTATTTTGATTCCTACTATTTATGTgtgttttatttaaaacaacagaaaGGTTTGGTGAAACACTTCAAGGAAGAGGAAAATTCCATGATGAGTTCAATCAACAGATGGCTGGCACAGAAGGGTATGATACAGTCTCTGGGAAACGACAAGAACGTGAGAAAATTCACGTTTGGCGCGAAATCACTACCTAGAGctgatttgttttaaaaccGTTCTCGTACTTTCCATCGGTTGCCTGCGAGTACGTCCTGAAGGCTGCAGACAGTTTGATATCCATTGcgtaagcctggtttccatgtAACTGCTGAAATCGCTGCGATAATGCATTGCCGGCAGTGATCGACAGGTTTTGTGTTGAATAGCGTGAAGTCAAACCTGAAAACACCGTTTGCTCTTTCTCTTCAACTCATTCTTAGTCTCTGGTGACTCCTACATGAAGATTCGATGTCTTCTATTTATTTGTGCTTCTCACGTCAGAACGCAACAGGATAGGCACAAATCAAAGACAAAAATCCCACAAGTTTTGTATTAGAAGGAATGTGTAGAAGTTCGCAGTACATACATCCTTGCATATATTTTAGCTTCATTTCGCTGCGATCACATAGCGAAGAATGGAAACCAGGCATGCCAAACGGGTATGACGAGTCCTTGTCCCAGAGCTCGAACTGATCAACCACGCTTTTGACGGGGCAACACCTAGACGTTTCGCTCAAAAGGAATGGGCATATAAATGACTAAACTAGACACGATTTTCCCTACATTTATGCTGCTTAAGGTGAGAGAGAGAAAGTAGAGAAATAATCCTATTGGCGGAAGTGAAAATGCAAGGAGGTTCAAATCACCAAAAGGACGATGCGCGGAAAGTGGTGATATAATTGTTCCGAACAATACTCATACCACCTC is a window from the Acropora palmata chromosome 1, jaAcrPala1.3, whole genome shotgun sequence genome containing:
- the LOC141878729 gene encoding bcl-2-related ovarian killer protein homolog B-like, whose translation is MPTVIRNFLVWIWSSMSYFLFQKERKITIQCAEDVKISEQAAFLCQKYIESRFTRSDLCVYRPKKGTKDNRPAVTCSEDVVNTLCEIGALLEDTYPRLYNNVLQQLNFRINLGILACHMFNRVSEQIIASGITWGRIVALYAFAGALAYDFTQAGDTRFIRNVSGWMGCFTAKRLSPWIRQNGGWKGLVKHFKEEENSMMSSINRWLAQKGMIQSLGNDKNVRKFTFGAKSLPRADLF